The following are encoded in a window of Pseudomonadota bacterium genomic DNA:
- a CDS encoding DUF4384 domain-containing protein, whose product MVVRYPGKTILLVITALLFLVPCAGADEKVVFSWGFFLKSADGLVKSLDFDGPESVGKGDLLRVYLQLHEKSYVYVFLYDSRKDLYQVFPPSPDFYGHAFPAWQKYYIPSAREWFTLDGSPGVEKFFILAANNRLMDIEELAGKVIFERKEGAVDEKAVEIIEKKAAAISDPQSVSIDPVHVAHTAKLGPLNPGEGVTANRVVANGSYGLVLELVNR is encoded by the coding sequence ATGGTGGTGCGATATCCTGGTAAAACAATACTTCTGGTTATTACGGCGCTGCTGTTTCTGGTGCCTTGCGCGGGAGCAGACGAAAAGGTCGTTTTCAGCTGGGGATTCTTTCTTAAATCCGCTGACGGTCTGGTGAAATCGCTTGATTTTGACGGCCCGGAATCGGTCGGTAAAGGTGATTTGCTGAGAGTTTACCTGCAACTCCATGAGAAGTCATATGTTTATGTTTTTCTGTATGATTCACGGAAAGATCTGTATCAGGTATTCCCACCTTCACCGGACTTCTACGGGCATGCTTTTCCTGCCTGGCAGAAGTACTATATTCCTTCCGCGCGCGAGTGGTTCACGCTTGACGGAAGCCCCGGGGTGGAAAAATTTTTCATTCTCGCGGCCAATAATCGTCTGATGGATATTGAGGAGTTGGCCGGAAAGGTGATTTTTGAGCGGAAAGAGGGTGCTGTTGATGAGAAAGCTGTTGAAATTATTGAAAAAAAAGCGGCCGCGATTTCAGATCCACAGTCGGTATCCATTGATCCCGTCCATGTTGCCCATACCGCGAAGCTTGGGCCATTGAATCCCGGGGAGGGTGTCACTGCCAATCGCGTCGTGGCTAACGGTTCTTACGGCCTGGTTCTTGAGCTTGTCAACCGGTAG